From a single Capsicum annuum cultivar UCD-10X-F1 chromosome 12, UCD10Xv1.1, whole genome shotgun sequence genomic region:
- the LOC107851368 gene encoding probable inactive receptor kinase At4g23740 isoform X3: protein MDQMLVPFDFHWLPPLLCLKTELLLNCPKLGKGTLGMAYKAILEDATTMVVKRLKDVGAGKEEFEQQMEIVGSIKHKNVVELRAYYYSARVVLLQCSMFTKYLPKVLEANRSEASHY from the exons ATGGATCAGATGTTGGTCCCTTTCGATTTTCACTGGCTTCCACCGTTGCTATGCTTAAAGACAGAATTGTTGCTGAATTGCCCAAAG TTGGGGAAGGGCACGCTTGGTATGGCGTATAAAGCGATATTAGAAGATGCTACCACAATGGTTGTGAAGAGGTTGAAGGATGTAGGTGCTGGGAAGGAGGAGTTTGAGCAACAAATGGAGATTGTGGGAAGCATAAAACACAAAAATGTAGTCGAGCTTCGAGCATATTACTATTCAGCGAGGGTAGTGTTGCTGCAATGCTCCATG TTTACAAAATATCTTCCGAAAGTTCTGGAGGCAAATAGAAGTGAAGCTTCACATTATTAG
- the LOC107851368 gene encoding probable inactive receptor kinase At2g26730 isoform X2, with translation MDQMLVPFDFHWLPPLLCLKTELLLNCPKLGKGTLGMAYKAILEDATTMVVKRLKDVGAGKEEFEQQMEIVGSIKHKNVVELRAYYYSARVVLLQCSMEEDDFLQAISNMSWLRHSNIVQLIGY, from the exons ATGGATCAGATGTTGGTCCCTTTCGATTTTCACTGGCTTCCACCGTTGCTATGCTTAAAGACAGAATTGTTGCTGAATTGCCCAAAG TTGGGGAAGGGCACGCTTGGTATGGCGTATAAAGCGATATTAGAAGATGCTACCACAATGGTTGTGAAGAGGTTGAAGGATGTAGGTGCTGGGAAGGAGGAGTTTGAGCAACAAATGGAGATTGTGGGAAGCATAAAACACAAAAATGTAGTCGAGCTTCGAGCATATTACTATTCAGCGAGGGTAGTGTTGCTGCAATGCTCCATG GAGGAAGATGACTTTCTTCAAGCTATCTCAAATATGTCGTGGTTGAGACACTCAAACATTGTTCAATTGATAGGATATTGA
- the LOC107851368 gene encoding probable leucine-rich repeat receptor-like protein kinase At1g68400 isoform X1 — MDQMLVPFDFHWLPPLLCLKTELLLNCPKLGKGTLGMAYKAILEDATTMVVKRLKDVGAGKEEFEQQMEIVGSIKHKNVVELRAYYYSARVVLLQCSMDIELSIGNVFWFMTMSQLVACMICCTLLMRGVNCLLGMPGLE; from the exons ATGGATCAGATGTTGGTCCCTTTCGATTTTCACTGGCTTCCACCGTTGCTATGCTTAAAGACAGAATTGTTGCTGAATTGCCCAAAG TTGGGGAAGGGCACGCTTGGTATGGCGTATAAAGCGATATTAGAAGATGCTACCACAATGGTTGTGAAGAGGTTGAAGGATGTAGGTGCTGGGAAGGAGGAGTTTGAGCAACAAATGGAGATTGTGGGAAGCATAAAACACAAAAATGTAGTCGAGCTTCGAGCATATTACTATTCAGCGAGGGTAGTGTTGCTGCAATGCTCCATG GATATTGAGCTGAGCATTGGCAACGTCTTCTGGTTTATGACCATGTCACAATTGGTAGCTTGCATGATATGCTGCACTTTGCTGATGAGAGGAGTGAACTGCTTACTTGGAATGCCCGGGTTAGAGTAG